In one Balaenoptera musculus isolate JJ_BM4_2016_0621 chromosome 2, mBalMus1.pri.v3, whole genome shotgun sequence genomic region, the following are encoded:
- the DTWD1 gene encoding tRNA-uridine aminocarboxypropyltransferase 1 isoform X1, producing MSLNTPIFLKEREEDNSKFVEIQQSQTTSIAAEDPLQNLCLASQEVLQKAQQNGRSKCLKCGGSRMFYCYTCYVPVENVPIEQIPRVKLPLKIDIIKHPNETDGKSTAVHAKLLAPEFVNIYTYPCIPEYEEKDHEVALVFPGPKSVSVKEISFHLQEKIQNNVGGKNDDLDKPFIKRKKTEEQDLNDSKCKDTTLKKIVFIDSTWNQTNKIFTDERLQGLLQVELKTRKTCFWRHQKGKPDTFLSTIEAIYYFLVDYHTDILKEKYKGQYDNLLFFYSFMHQLVKNAKCPGGKETRKLTH from the exons ATGTCTCTCAACACACCTATATTTctcaaagaaagggaagaagataaTTCAAAATTTGTGGAAATACAACAGTCACAAACTACATCCATAGCTGCAGAAGATCCTCTTCAAAACTTATGCTTAGCATCTCAAGAAGTTCTTCAAAAAGCTCAGCAAAATGGAAGATCAAAATGTCTCAAGTGTGGTGGTTCAAGAATGTTCTACTGCTATACATGTTATGTCCCAGTTGAGAATGTACCTATTGAACAGATACCACGTGTGAAG ctTCCATTGAAGATTGACATCATTAAACATCCAAATGAAACAGACGGCAAAAGCACTGCTGTACATGCAAAACTCTTAGCACCTGAATTTGTGAATATTTATACATATCCTTGTATTCCAGAATATGAAGAAAAGGACCATGAA GTTGCACTTGTTTTTCCTGGACCTAAGTCTGTTTCAgtaaaagaaatttcttttcatctccaAGAAAAGATTCAAAATAATGTTGGAGGCAAAAATGATGACCTTGACAAGCCATTCATTAAACGCAAGAAAACTGAAGAACAGGATTTGAatgacagcaagtgcaaagacacaacactgaaaaaaattgtattcataGATAGCACCTggaaccaaacaaacaaaatattcacTGATGAGAGACtgcaag GGTTGCTACAAGTTGagttgaaaacaagaaaaacttgCTTTTGGCGTCATCAAAAAGGAAAGCCAGATACCTTCCTTTCCACAATTGAAGCCATTTACTACTTTCTGGTAGATTAtcatactgatattttaaaagagaaatacaaaggacaatatgataatcttttatttttctactcttttatgCACCAGTTGGTAAAGAATGCCAAATGCCCTGGAGGCAAGGAAACAAGAAAACTTACCCATTAG
- the DTWD1 gene encoding tRNA-uridine aminocarboxypropyltransferase 1 isoform X3: MSLNTPIFLKEREEDNSKFVEIQQSQTTSIAAEDPLQNLCLASQEVLQKAQQNGRSKCLKCGGSRMFYCYTCYVPVENVPIEQIPRVKLPLKIDIIKHPNETDGKSTAVHAKLLAPEFVNIYTYPCIPEYEEKDHEVALVFPGPKSVSVKEISFHLQEKIQNNVGGKNDDLDKPFIKRKKTEEQDLNDSKCKDTTLKKIVFIDSTWNQTNKIFTDERLQGLLQVELKTRKTCFWRHQKGKPDTFLSTIEAIYYFLSYW, from the exons ATGTCTCTCAACACACCTATATTTctcaaagaaagggaagaagataaTTCAAAATTTGTGGAAATACAACAGTCACAAACTACATCCATAGCTGCAGAAGATCCTCTTCAAAACTTATGCTTAGCATCTCAAGAAGTTCTTCAAAAAGCTCAGCAAAATGGAAGATCAAAATGTCTCAAGTGTGGTGGTTCAAGAATGTTCTACTGCTATACATGTTATGTCCCAGTTGAGAATGTACCTATTGAACAGATACCACGTGTGAAG ctTCCATTGAAGATTGACATCATTAAACATCCAAATGAAACAGACGGCAAAAGCACTGCTGTACATGCAAAACTCTTAGCACCTGAATTTGTGAATATTTATACATATCCTTGTATTCCAGAATATGAAGAAAAGGACCATGAA GTTGCACTTGTTTTTCCTGGACCTAAGTCTGTTTCAgtaaaagaaatttcttttcatctccaAGAAAAGATTCAAAATAATGTTGGAGGCAAAAATGATGACCTTGACAAGCCATTCATTAAACGCAAGAAAACTGAAGAACAGGATTTGAatgacagcaagtgcaaagacacaacactgaaaaaaattgtattcataGATAGCACCTggaaccaaacaaacaaaatattcacTGATGAGAGACtgcaag GGTTGCTACAAGTTGagttgaaaacaagaaaaacttgCTTTTGGCGTCATCAAAAAGGAAAGCCAGATACCTTCCTTTCCACAATTGAAGCCATTTACTACTTTCTG AGCTACTGGTGA
- the DTWD1 gene encoding tRNA-uridine aminocarboxypropyltransferase 1 isoform X2 gives MSLNTPIFLKEREEDNSKFVEIQQSQTTSIAAEDPLQNLCLASQEVLQKAQQNGRSKCLKCGGSRMFYCYTCYVPVENVPIEQIPRVKLPLKIDIIKHPNETDGKSTAVHAKLLAPEFVNIYTYPCIPEYEEKDHEVALVFPGPKSVSVKEISFHLQEKIQNNVGGKNDDLDKPFIKRKKTEEQDLNDSKCKDTTLKKIVFIDSTWNQTNKIFTDERLQGLLQVELKTRKTCFWRHQKGKPDTFLSTIEAIYYFLVARTCLRMKPAKESRVER, from the exons ATGTCTCTCAACACACCTATATTTctcaaagaaagggaagaagataaTTCAAAATTTGTGGAAATACAACAGTCACAAACTACATCCATAGCTGCAGAAGATCCTCTTCAAAACTTATGCTTAGCATCTCAAGAAGTTCTTCAAAAAGCTCAGCAAAATGGAAGATCAAAATGTCTCAAGTGTGGTGGTTCAAGAATGTTCTACTGCTATACATGTTATGTCCCAGTTGAGAATGTACCTATTGAACAGATACCACGTGTGAAG ctTCCATTGAAGATTGACATCATTAAACATCCAAATGAAACAGACGGCAAAAGCACTGCTGTACATGCAAAACTCTTAGCACCTGAATTTGTGAATATTTATACATATCCTTGTATTCCAGAATATGAAGAAAAGGACCATGAA GTTGCACTTGTTTTTCCTGGACCTAAGTCTGTTTCAgtaaaagaaatttcttttcatctccaAGAAAAGATTCAAAATAATGTTGGAGGCAAAAATGATGACCTTGACAAGCCATTCATTAAACGCAAGAAAACTGAAGAACAGGATTTGAatgacagcaagtgcaaagacacaacactgaaaaaaattgtattcataGATAGCACCTggaaccaaacaaacaaaatattcacTGATGAGAGACtgcaag GGTTGCTACAAGTTGagttgaaaacaagaaaaacttgCTTTTGGCGTCATCAAAAAGGAAAGCCAGATACCTTCCTTTCCACAATTGAAGCCATTTACTACTTTCTG GTGGCAAGAACTTGCCTTAGAATGAAGCCAGCAAAAGAAAGCAGAGTGGAGAGATAA